Below is a genomic region from Demequina sp. NBRC 110054.
AGCACCTCGCGCTGATCGGCTACAACGTCAACGAGGTCCTCGCCCGGGTCCCGTCCCACGTCGCCCGCGCCGACCTCATGTCGGCCGGAGCCCTCGCGCTGGTCCGTGCCGCGCGTTCCTTCGATGAGTCCAAGGGTGTCCCCTTCGCTCGCTACGCCTCGCTCCGCATCCGCGGCGCGCTGGTCGACGAGCTGCGCTCGATGGACTGGGTCTCCCGCGGCGCCCGCCGCCGGGCCCGCGAGACCGCCGAGGCATCCGAGAAGCTCTCGGCTCAGCTCGGCCGCACGCCGACCCGCGTCGAGATCGCCCAGGCGCTCGGCGTCTCGGTCGATGAGGTCGACGCCGCGCGCGTCGACGGCGAGACCCGTGTGCTCTCGTCGGACGCCTTCGACGGCGCCGTCGCCGACATGGTCGTCGAGCAGGGCACCGGACCGCTGGACGCGATCGTCGGCGCCGAGCGCGTGCAGTACCTGCACGCGGGCATCTCCTGCCTCCCCGACAAGCTCCGCTACGTCGTCGAGCAGTTGTTCTTCCACGACCGCCCCGTGCTCGAGCTCGCGGAGGAGATGGGCGTCACGCGCTCCCGCATCAGCCAGCTCCGCACCGAGGCGCTCGCACTCCTCAAGGACGGGCTGAACGCCAACCTCGAGCAGGACGAGGCCCCCGTCGTCGACCCCACCGAGGGCGTCGCCGAGCGCCGACGCAAGGCCTACTACGCGGCGATCGCCGCGCGAGCCTCGGAGACGCGCGGTGCGGCAGCGGTCGCGCCCTCGCTCGACGCGACGACCGGGATCCGCGCCGCGTCGTGACCAGACTTCCGGCCCCGCGAGAGCGGGCCCGGCAAGAAACCCGAATCGGGTGAAGAAAACAACTCAACAAGCCCCGGCTTCACCCGATAGGGAAAACGTGAACCCACGGATGGGATCACGTCCGAGCCGACATTCACGGAGGAAATCATCATGGCTCTCACCGTCAACAACAACATCGCGGCACTCAACGCGTACCGCAACCTGTCCAGCACCCAGAACGACCTGAACAGCTCGCTCGAGAAGCTGTCGTCGGGCTACCGCATCAACCGCGCCGCCGATGACGCGGCCGGCCTCTCCATCTCGGAGGGCCTGCGCTCGCAGATCGGTGGCCTCACGGTCGCCGTCCGCAACGCCCAGGACGGTATCTCGGTCGCACAGACCGCTGAAGGCGCGCTGACCGAGGTCACCGACATGCTCCAGCGCATGAACGACCTCGCGGTGCAGTACAACAACGGCACCCAGAACGCCGACTCGCAGGCTGCCCTGCAGGCCGAGTTCGACGCGCTCGAGACCGAGATCGGCCGCATCGGCACCAACACCACGTTCAACGGCGTGGACCTGTTCGGTGGCAGCGCGCTGACCTTCCAGACCGGCTACGCCAGCTCCGACACGATCGACATCTCCGCCACCGCGCTCGCCGACTTCACCGCCGGCACCGCGATGGCCGCGATCGACATCACCGACTCGGACACCCTGCAGGCCGCGATCACCGAGGTCTCCGCCCAGCGTTCCGAGCTCGGTGCGGTCCAGAACCGCTTCGAGCACACCATCGCCAACCTCAACGTGACGGTCGAGAACCTGACCGCCTCCGAGAGCCGCATCCGCGACACCGACATGGCGGCGGAGATGGTCGACTTCACGTCGGCGCAGATCCTCTCGCAGGCCGGTACCGCGATGCTCGCCCAGGCGAAGTCCATCCCGCAGGGCGTCCTCTCGCTCCTGCAGTAATCCAGGAAGGTCGCCCCTGATCCGGTCGGGGGCGACCGACCCGGACGTCGTACGGTGTCGGCCGGGCTCGCATGAGCCCGGCCGCCGCTGTCGGCGCCCCCAGCGGTTCAGCGTCATCACCGACCTCTCACGAAAGGCAGGGAGCGATGTCCACTCTCGGAGTCGATGGCATCATCTCGGGGCTCGACACGTCGTCGATCGTCTCCGCGCTGATGGAGGTCGAGGCGCAGCCGCAGGTGCTGCTCGAGAACAAGAAGAGCGACGCCGAGGAGGTGCTCGAGGCTCTTCAGGATCTCAACACGGGCACCGCCGCGATCGCCACCGCCGCAGAGTCCGCCGCGGACCCCGACAACTGGACGGCCTACACCGCCACCTCCTCGTCGGATTCCGTCACGGTATCCACCGACGCGACGGCCACCGCAGGAACCCTCACCTTCACCGTGTCCGCGGTCGCCGCCAAGCAGGTGTCGCTGACCGACGCGGTGACCGACGGCGCCTCGCTCGGACTCGACGACCCTCCGACGCTCACGCTGAAGAACGCCGACGGCGAGTACGTGACCGTGACGGCGGACTCCAACAGCCTCGCCGACGTGGCCGCGGCCATCAACGACTCCGATATGGGCGTCACCGCGACGCTCGTGCAGGTCACCGGTGGGGCGAGCCCCACCTACAGACTTCAGTTCACGTCCGACACCACGGGCACCGAAGGGGCCTTCGAGCTCTACGTGGGTGATGAGGCCGCGGTCACCGCCGGCACCGCGGCTCGACTCGACTCGACTGTCGTGACCGACGCGACCGACGCGAGCATCACCCTCTACGCGGGTACCGCGGCCGAGACGACGTTCACGCAGTCCTCCAACACGTTCTCCGACCTCATGACCGGCGTCGACGTGACGCTCGGCGACGATGTCGAGGCGGGCGACTCGGTGACGATCACCGTCGACACGAACGCCGAGGAGGTCGAGGGTCTCGCCTCGAGCCTCGTCGACGCGATCAATGCCGTGCTCGCCGACATCAAGTCCTACACGTCGAGCACGACGGAGGAGGACGACGACGGCAACAGCGTCGTGTCCGCCGGCGTCCTCGGCCTCGACTCCACCACGCGCAACCTCAAGTACGCCCTGGTTCAGGCCGCGAGCGGCGCGATCGACGGTCAGTCGCCGTCGCAGTACGGCATCGTGATCGAGGACGACGGCACGTTCACCTTCGACGCCGACGTGTTCGCCGAGGCGCTCGAGTCCGACCCGGACGGCACCGCCGCCTTCATGCAGGCCCTCGCCGCTCGCGTGCAGACCGCCGCCGAGGGCTACTCGGACTCGAAGACCGGAGCCCTGACGCTCAAGATCACGAGCCAGGAGAACAAGATCGACGACTACGCGGACAGGATCTCCGCGTGGGACGACAGGCTCGCGAAGCGCGAGGAGATCCTGTACGCGAAGTTCACCGCCATGGAGACCGCGCTCGCGACCCTCGAGTCGCAGCAGAGCTACATCGAGCAGATGATCGAGTCCCTCTCGACCTCGAGCTCGTAGGAGACATCGCCGATGAACGGATACGCCAACGCCCGCAGCCGCTACGTCGACAGCGCGGTCACGACCGCGAGCCCGACGACCTTGCTGATCATGCTGTACGAGCGCCTGCTGCGCGACCTCGAGCGAGGTGAGATCGCGCTCCGGGAGGGCCAGCGAGACAAGGCGCATGAGCAGCTGACCCATGCTCAGGACATCGTCGCGGAGCTTGCGAGCACCCTCGACGTGGATGCCTGGGAGGGCGGCCGCCAGCTCCTGGCGCTCTACACCTATCTCACCACCTCCCTGGTGGAGGCGAACATCCGCGGCGACGCCGATAAGGTCGTCGCCTGCCGCGAGCTCGTCGCCCCGCTCGCAGAGGCGTGGCAGCGCGCCGCGCAGCATGCGGCGGAGAGCGCGCCGGAGCGGGCGCTCGGAGATCTGGGCGTCGCATGAGCCCCGAGGCGGACACCGACTGGGACGCGGCCTGGGAGCGCACGCTCACGGAGCTCGAGCTCGATGTCGCCCAGGCCGAGCTGCTGCTCACGTCGAACCATAGGGACGTCGCGCTCCGGAAGAAGCCGTGGGTCCCGCCGCAGCTCCCGCCGCTCCCCGCGAGCATGGTCGAGCGGGCGAGGACGCTGCTCGATCGCCAGATGAAGGTCTCCCAGCTGCTCGGCGAGGCCGCGCGCGAGTCTCGCCGCCACAACCGTGCCGTTGCGCGCATGCAGGTCTCCGCGCCGGCGCGCCCGGTGTACATCGACACCCCTGCCTAACGCTCTCGCTCGCTCCTGCCGACGCCCGCGAGGGGAGTGAGATCCTCCGCACGCGTGTGTCACGGCACTCCCAGTCCCCCTTCCTCAGAGGACGCTCAGAGTTCGCGCAGAACCCCTCGCGCGGCACCCGGTGCCGCCGATGTGGCGCGTGAGCCCGGCACCGCCGCCGCTCGCATGCCAAAACTGAACGAAGGAAGAGCGAATGTCGACCATCTCATCCGTCGGCTCCGGCGCCTCAGCGCTCGCCGAACTGTACGCGTCCCAGTCCACGTCCTCCACGAGCACGTCCCAGACGCAGGCCGTGCAGGGGACTCCGCCGCCTCCGCCGTCGGAGGGCGGCGGCTATCTTGAGACCGCCGCCGAGGCGCTCGGCATGGACGTCGAGGACGTCATGGCGGCCCTCGAGGATGGTTCGAGCCTTGCCGACCTCGCCGAGGAGCAGGGCGTCTCCGTCGACGACCTCACCGCGGCGCTCGCGGCCGGCGCGCCGGAGGACATGCAGTCCGCCGACAACTTCGACGAGATGATCGAGAACCTCGTGAACCAGACCGGGCTCGGCGGCCCCGGCGGGTCGATGCCCCCGCCCGGTTCCACCGGGGCGCTCGGCGAGTCGCTGACCTCCGCTCAGGAGGACGCGCTCTCCGAGATCGCCTCGGCGCTCGACATGGATGCCGACACCCTTGTCTCCCAGCTGAAGTCGGGAGCGAGCCTCGCCGACCTGCTCGCCGCCGCCCAGGCCGCGTCGTCCGCCTCCGCCACCGAGGAGGGCCTGCTGATCGACGTCGACGCCTGACGCATCGTCCAGGACCCTCGCGGGTCAAGGCTCGGAGGCCGGGAGCGCACCGCTCCCGGCCTCTGTCGCGCCAGCGGTGCGCGTGAGGTTTGTCACTCCGAGCCGAAATCGCTCAACAAAAGCCTTCACGGCGGGGCGGCACTGACGATGGGGCACTCGAGCACGGATCGCTCGACGACATGGCCACGGATCGGCCTCCTCACCCGGATTTGAGAGGGGATCCGTGCCTATGTTCGGCTCCGTCAGCTTCACCGCGATGTCCTCAGCGCTCGACGCGCTCTCGTTGCGTCAGCGCACGACCGCGGACAACATCGCCAACGTGCAGACGCCGAACTTCCAGGCGC
It encodes:
- a CDS encoding sigma-70 family RNA polymerase sigma factor yields the protein MNTQHRTSNALVEEHLALIGYNVNEVLARVPSHVARADLMSAGALALVRAARSFDESKGVPFARYASLRIRGALVDELRSMDWVSRGARRRARETAEASEKLSAQLGRTPTRVEIAQALGVSVDEVDAARVDGETRVLSSDAFDGAVADMVVEQGTGPLDAIVGAERVQYLHAGISCLPDKLRYVVEQLFFHDRPVLELAEEMGVTRSRISQLRTEALALLKDGLNANLEQDEAPVVDPTEGVAERRRKAYYAAIAARASETRGAAAVAPSLDATTGIRAAS
- a CDS encoding flagellin, giving the protein MALTVNNNIAALNAYRNLSSTQNDLNSSLEKLSSGYRINRAADDAAGLSISEGLRSQIGGLTVAVRNAQDGISVAQTAEGALTEVTDMLQRMNDLAVQYNNGTQNADSQAALQAEFDALETEIGRIGTNTTFNGVDLFGGSALTFQTGYASSDTIDISATALADFTAGTAMAAIDITDSDTLQAAITEVSAQRSELGAVQNRFEHTIANLNVTVENLTASESRIRDTDMAAEMVDFTSAQILSQAGTAMLAQAKSIPQGVLSLLQ
- the fliD gene encoding flagellar filament capping protein FliD, with translation MSTLGVDGIISGLDTSSIVSALMEVEAQPQVLLENKKSDAEEVLEALQDLNTGTAAIATAAESAADPDNWTAYTATSSSDSVTVSTDATATAGTLTFTVSAVAAKQVSLTDAVTDGASLGLDDPPTLTLKNADGEYVTVTADSNSLADVAAAINDSDMGVTATLVQVTGGASPTYRLQFTSDTTGTEGAFELYVGDEAAVTAGTAARLDSTVVTDATDASITLYAGTAAETTFTQSSNTFSDLMTGVDVTLGDDVEAGDSVTITVDTNAEEVEGLASSLVDAINAVLADIKSYTSSTTEEDDDGNSVVSAGVLGLDSTTRNLKYALVQAASGAIDGQSPSQYGIVIEDDGTFTFDADVFAEALESDPDGTAAFMQALAARVQTAAEGYSDSKTGALTLKITSQENKIDDYADRISAWDDRLAKREEILYAKFTAMETALATLESQQSYIEQMIESLSTSSS
- the fliS gene encoding flagellar export chaperone FliS, whose amino-acid sequence is MNGYANARSRYVDSAVTTASPTTLLIMLYERLLRDLERGEIALREGQRDKAHEQLTHAQDIVAELASTLDVDAWEGGRQLLALYTYLTTSLVEANIRGDADKVVACRELVAPLAEAWQRAAQHAAESAPERALGDLGVA